GCAAGCGAGCGGGGAAATTAACCGATGGACATAGGAATCTATGCGACGACGCACGGTATCGGTTATCGCGACGAGACCGACTTCTATCTCAGGTCGGCGCCGATGGAAGAGATGCGGCCGGTCCAGGCGGCGCGGCTTGCGGAAGCCGCCGGATTCCATTCTATGTGGTTTCCCGATCACGTCTGCATGCCGACCGGATCGAGCAGCGCACACGTGGCCAACGCTTCCGGCAAGCGGGCTTATGAAGCGCGCCACGACATGCTCGATGCGGCGGTGACGATGGGCGCGGTCGCCGTCAGCACCACCACGCTCAAGCTGGGTACGAGCGTCCTGATTGCTCCCTATCGAAATCCGCTGAGCGACGCGCGGCAATTCGCCACCGTCGATCTGCTTTCCAGGGGGCGGCTGATGCTCGGCGTCGGCGCCGGCTGGATGAAGGAGGAATTCGCGGTGCTCGGCCTGCCGTACGCCGAGCGCGGCGCGATGGCCAACGAGTGTATCGAGATCTTCAAACGTTCATGGACCGCGGATGTGGTGGATTTTCGCGGCCGTTTCTACAATTTCGAGCAGGTCTCGATGGATCCGAAGCCGGTTCAGAAACCGCGTCCGCCGATCATCTTCGGCGGCGTGGTCCCGGCCGGCGCGCGCCGCGCGATCCGCCACTGCGACGGCTTTTATCCTATCTTTCTCGATCCGCAGGCGGAGCCGAACCGCTACGCGCCGCTGCAGGACGAAATACGGCGCGAGGCGGACAGGCTCGGGCGCGACGTTTCGAAGTTCTTCATGATGGCGGTGGTCTCGGGGCGGCTGACCTCTCCCTCCGAGCAGGGGAAGGGAAGCAAGCCGCGCCCGATTTGCACAGGATCTGCCGCCGACGTGCTCGCGGACCTTCAACGCTTCGCCGACGCCGGTTACTCGCTGGCGGTATTCATCCTCGATTGCTTCGGAAAGGCCGAGGAACTCGAGGCGCAGATCCAGCGCTTCGGCGAAGAGGTGATCAAGCCCGCCCGCAGCATCCGCGCGCGCGGCGGATGGGCGAGCACGCCCGTTCCGTCCTGATCTGGCTCGCTGGTTCGACCCACGCCGAGCGTGCCGTTCAGCGCGGGCGCGGGGCTGGCTTCCGCGGTGCGGCGGCTCTCTGTGCGGAGCCGGCTGCGGGGGTCAGCGCCACCGAGGCTTCCGCGGTAAGCAGCAGAAAGGTGAAGGTCTCCTGCAGGTAGAGGCTGACCGCCGAGTTGGTATGGCTCGAATAGCCAATCGAAACGTCCTGGCCTATATGCAGATCGAAATCGCCGCCGCGAGTACTAAGTACGAAAGCTCCCGCGATCGCCGGAGCGAAGATGATTTCCTCGTTGACCAAGCGCTGGATGTGCTGAATCACCGGATAGCCGTGATCGCTGGCCTCGCTGAGCGCGGTATAGGCGTCGGCACCCATGACCACCGAGTAGGGGCCGTTGACTCCGACCAGGCGCAGCTGGCTTAGCGCCTGGGCGATCGCGTCGGGATACTCGATCACGTTTTCTGGCAGGGTCCCGACGGGATTGCTGGTGCCCTTGCGAATCCCTTCGATTTCGCCCGCCGCGTAGCCCTCGAAGATCGCGCGGTCCTCGGCAAAAGCGATCAGTTTGGCCGCGTCCTTGAGCGGCTGCCAATCCGAATCGTTCGCGCCGCGCTCCACGTCGTCGATCGCCTGGCGATCGAGCACAAACGGCACGCGCAACTCGACGAGGCGCTTGGCCTCGCGCTGACGCGCGATGATTCCTTCTCCCGGCGGTTCGACATTGCGCAGATGCCCCGTGCCGACCGCGGCCAGGCTGACGCCGCCCGGCTCCTTGACGTCCACCACCCGGCGGCCGGCGAGATAGCGCTTGAGCGTCCGCGCGGCTTCCTGCTCGATTTGCGCCCACGCGCTGTCGGTGATCGGAGCGAGTTCGCGATGCAGGTTATTCATGGTTGTTCATCCCGTTTATTTGTCTTGGGGCGCTCCCTTGAGGGAGCCTATGCCGAGCGAACCATTGCTCGCCTTCGGGGCCAATGGTGACGCGTTCGACGGTGGCGCGGTGTCTGCGGTGTTGACCGGCGCGACCGCCGCCGCATCAGGCGGCGCCTCGGGCATCACCGTTTCGAGGAAGGTGAGCGACGGAACGAAGAACAGGCCGCCGGTAACCGCGCGGCTGAAGTCCAGTATCCGGTCGTAATTGCCCGGCGGTCGCCCGACGAACATGTTCTGCAGCATCTGCTCGGTGATGCGGGGCGTGCGCGCGTAACCGATGAAGTAGGTGCCGAATTCGGCCTGGCCGGGGCGGCCGAACGTCATGTTTTCGCGGAGGATCTTCATCTCCTTGCCGTCCTCCACGATCGTGTTCAGCGCATTGTGCGCGGAAGTCGGTTTGACCGTGTCGTCAAGCTCGACGTCGGCGAGCTTGGTGCGGCCGATGATTCGCTCCTGGGCCTCGGTCGGCAGCGCGTTCCATCCGGCCAGATCGTGCAGATACTTCTGCACGATCACGTAGCTTCCGCCGGCAAATGCGGGGTCCTCCGCGCCGACCAAAGCGGCGTCGATCGCCTCCTGGTTCGTCGGGTTCTCCGTCCCGTCGACGAAGCCGAGCACGTCGCGGGTGTCGAAATAGCGAAAGCCGTCGACCTCGTCGGCGAACGAAACCGCGTCGCCCAAGCTTGTCATGATCAGCATCGCCAGTTCAAAGCAGAGGTCGTGGCGCTCGGCGCGAATATGAAAGAGCAGATCTCCGGGCGTCGCGACAGCGTGGCGCGGGCCGGCGACTATCTCGCGGAAGGGATGAAGCTCGGCCGGGCGCGGGCCCGGGAACAGCCGGTCCCAGAGGTCCGATCCGAAACCGATGACGCACGAGAGATTTCCTTCCTGGTCGCGGAATCCCACTGCGCGTATGAGTTTCGCCAGGTCGCCGCACATCGCGCGGACTCGCGCTTCGTTCTCGGCGCCTGCCTTAACCGTAATGACCAGAAAAATGGCCGCGCGAGTCAGCGGTACGGCCACGGGCTGCGGGGTTGCGCGCGGCGGGCTTGCAGCGGTTGTCGAGCCGGCGTCAGGCATCGCGATGTCCGCAAGGCGCCGGATGGCGCACGGTCAGGATTGGCAGTGGAGGTCGGAGCACGCGCGTCTCAGGAAAACCGGGTTTTTGTTCGCGCCCATAATGGCACGAGCGGGATTGGGAATCCAAACCCGAGCGGGCCGGCGGCGCGCCCCGGAAAGCTCTGGCGCTTGGCGCGCAACTGTGGGCAAATGAGGTCACGCTCCGGCGCCGGAGCGCCAAGTAAACC
The DNA window shown above is from Candidatus Binataceae bacterium and carries:
- a CDS encoding family 1 encapsulin nanocompartment shell protein; protein product: MNNLHRELAPITDSAWAQIEQEAARTLKRYLAGRRVVDVKEPGGVSLAAVGTGHLRNVEPPGEGIIARQREAKRLVELRVPFVLDRQAIDDVERGANDSDWQPLKDAAKLIAFAEDRAIFEGYAAGEIEGIRKGTSNPVGTLPENVIEYPDAIAQALSQLRLVGVNGPYSVVMGADAYTALSEASDHGYPVIQHIQRLVNEEIIFAPAIAGAFVLSTRGGDFDLHIGQDVSIGYSSHTNSAVSLYLQETFTFLLLTAEASVALTPAAGSAQRAAAPRKPAPRPR
- a CDS encoding TIGR03619 family F420-dependent LLM class oxidoreductase; this translates as MDIGIYATTHGIGYRDETDFYLRSAPMEEMRPVQAARLAEAAGFHSMWFPDHVCMPTGSSSAHVANASGKRAYEARHDMLDAAVTMGAVAVSTTTLKLGTSVLIAPYRNPLSDARQFATVDLLSRGRLMLGVGAGWMKEEFAVLGLPYAERGAMANECIEIFKRSWTADVVDFRGRFYNFEQVSMDPKPVQKPRPPIIFGGVVPAGARRAIRHCDGFYPIFLDPQAEPNRYAPLQDEIRREADRLGRDVSKFFMMAVVSGRLTSPSEQGKGSKPRPICTGSAADVLADLQRFADAGYSLAVFILDCFGKAEELEAQIQRFGEEVIKPARSIRARGGWASTPVPS
- a CDS encoding Dyp-type peroxidase is translated as MPDAGSTTAASPPRATPQPVAVPLTRAAIFLVITVKAGAENEARVRAMCGDLAKLIRAVGFRDQEGNLSCVIGFGSDLWDRLFPGPRPAELHPFREIVAGPRHAVATPGDLLFHIRAERHDLCFELAMLIMTSLGDAVSFADEVDGFRYFDTRDVLGFVDGTENPTNQEAIDAALVGAEDPAFAGGSYVIVQKYLHDLAGWNALPTEAQERIIGRTKLADVELDDTVKPTSAHNALNTIVEDGKEMKILRENMTFGRPGQAEFGTYFIGYARTPRITEQMLQNMFVGRPPGNYDRILDFSRAVTGGLFFVPSLTFLETVMPEAPPDAAAVAPVNTADTAPPSNASPLAPKASNGSLGIGSLKGAPQDK